In the Streptomyces fradiae ATCC 10745 = DSM 40063 genome, one interval contains:
- a CDS encoding ArsR/SmtB family transcription factor — MTTRSPAARDLAALAALLADETRAAFCLALLDGRAWTAGELARHARVAPSTASGHLGRLVAGGLLAEERQGRHRYVRLADARAARLVEGLLAHTGPEAAAPPRTLREAGARGAMARGRTCYDHLAGWLGTAITDAMTARGLLEREAGFALSGSGLRWFAGLGVELAAGGRRPLARGCLDWTERRPHLAGVAGAALCRHALDSGWCVRIGTERAVKVTAEGERALGDLLGIAPAALR; from the coding sequence ATGACGACCCGCTCCCCCGCCGCCCGGGACCTCGCCGCACTCGCCGCGCTGCTGGCCGACGAGACGCGCGCCGCGTTCTGCCTCGCCCTGCTGGACGGCCGCGCCTGGACGGCCGGCGAACTGGCCCGCCACGCGCGCGTGGCGCCGTCCACGGCCAGCGGGCACCTGGGCCGGCTGGTCGCGGGCGGGCTGCTCGCCGAGGAGCGGCAGGGCCGCCACCGGTACGTGCGGCTGGCGGACGCGCGGGCGGCCCGGCTGGTGGAGGGCCTCCTCGCGCACACCGGGCCGGAGGCCGCCGCGCCGCCGCGCACCCTGCGGGAGGCCGGCGCGCGGGGCGCCATGGCGCGGGGCCGCACCTGCTACGACCACCTGGCCGGCTGGCTGGGCACCGCCATCACGGACGCGATGACCGCGCGGGGGCTGCTCGAACGGGAGGCCGGGTTCGCGCTGAGCGGGAGCGGCCTGCGCTGGTTCGCCGGCCTCGGGGTGGAACTGGCCGCCGGGGGGCGGCGGCCCCTGGCGCGCGGCTGCCTGGACTGGACGGAGCGCAGGCCGCACCTGGCCGGGGTGGCGGGCGCGGCCCTGTGCCGGCACGCGCTGGACTCCGGGTGGTGCGTACGCATCGGGACGGAGCGCGCCGTGAAGGTCACCGCCGAGGGCGAGCGGGCGCTGGGCGACCTGCTGGGCATCGCCCCGGCCGCCCTGCGCTGA
- a CDS encoding aldehyde dehydrogenase family protein: MKVHDGMYIGGAWRPADGTGTITVVNPATEEPFATVPAGEAADVDAAVRAARTAFPGWAATPPAERAARLAALRDALAARQDEIAATVTAELGAPPKLAHAVHAGLPVTVAGSYAELLRTYAFEERIGNSTVLLEPVGVVGAITPWNYPLHQIVAKVAPALAAGCTVVVKPAEETPLTARLFAECAHAAGFPAGVVNVVTGLGHVAGQALVDHDGVDMVSFTGSTAVGRRIGAAAGGSVKRVALELGGKSASVILPGADLPRAVAGSVASVMSNSGQRCNALTRVLVRADRYEEAVALAAEAAAKHPAGDRIGPLVSAAQRDRVVAYIEKGVAEGARIVAGGPRPPLERGFYVAPTVFADVTPDMTIAQEEIFGPVVAFLRYEDEEDALRIANGTVYGLAGAVWGEPEAAAAFARRMDAGQVDVNGGRFNPLAPFGGYKQSGVGRELGAHGLAEYLHTKSLQF, translated from the coding sequence ATGAAGGTCCACGACGGGATGTACATCGGCGGTGCGTGGCGGCCCGCCGACGGCACCGGCACCATCACCGTGGTGAACCCGGCGACCGAGGAGCCCTTCGCCACCGTCCCGGCCGGTGAGGCGGCCGACGTCGACGCCGCCGTGCGGGCCGCGCGGACCGCCTTCCCCGGCTGGGCCGCCACCCCGCCCGCGGAGCGCGCCGCCCGGCTGGCCGCCCTCCGCGACGCGCTCGCCGCCCGTCAGGACGAGATCGCCGCGACCGTCACCGCCGAGCTGGGCGCCCCGCCGAAGCTCGCCCACGCCGTGCACGCCGGACTGCCGGTCACGGTGGCCGGCTCGTACGCCGAACTCCTCCGCACGTACGCGTTCGAGGAGCGGATCGGCAATTCCACGGTGCTGCTGGAGCCGGTCGGCGTCGTCGGCGCGATCACGCCGTGGAACTACCCGCTGCACCAGATCGTCGCCAAGGTCGCCCCGGCCCTCGCGGCGGGCTGCACCGTCGTCGTCAAGCCGGCCGAGGAGACCCCGCTGACGGCGCGCCTGTTCGCCGAGTGCGCGCACGCCGCCGGGTTCCCGGCGGGCGTCGTCAACGTCGTCACCGGCCTCGGGCACGTCGCCGGGCAGGCGCTCGTCGACCACGACGGCGTCGACATGGTCTCCTTCACCGGCTCCACCGCCGTCGGCAGGCGGATCGGCGCCGCCGCGGGCGGCTCGGTCAAGCGGGTCGCCCTGGAGCTGGGCGGCAAGTCCGCGAGCGTGATCCTGCCCGGCGCCGACCTGCCGAGGGCGGTCGCCGGGAGCGTCGCCAGCGTCATGTCCAACTCCGGCCAGCGCTGCAACGCCCTCACCCGCGTCCTCGTGCGGGCGGACCGGTACGAGGAGGCCGTCGCCCTCGCCGCCGAGGCCGCCGCGAAGCACCCGGCGGGCGACCGGATCGGCCCGCTGGTCAGCGCCGCCCAGCGGGACCGCGTCGTCGCGTACATCGAGAAGGGCGTCGCCGAGGGCGCCCGGATCGTCGCGGGCGGCCCCCGGCCGCCGCTGGAGCGCGGCTTCTACGTCGCGCCGACCGTCTTCGCCGACGTGACCCCCGACATGACGATCGCCCAGGAGGAGATCTTCGGCCCGGTGGTGGCGTTCCTGCGGTACGAGGACGAGGAGGACGCCCTGCGCATCGCCAACGGCACGGTCTACGGCCTGGCCGGGGCCGTGTGGGGCGAGCCGGAGGCCGCCGCCGCCTTCGCCCGCCGCATGGACGCCGGGCAGGTGGACGTCAACGGCGGCCGGTTCAACCCGCTCGCCCCGTTCGGCGGGTACAAGCAGTCCGGCGTCGGCCGCGAGCTGGGCGCCCACGGCCTCGCCGAGTACCTCCACACCAAGTCCCTCCAGTTCTGA
- the hmgA gene encoding homogentisate 1,2-dioxygenase produces MGMGGAAQADEQARKTAESLEYLTGFGNEHQSEAVPGALPVGRNSPQRAPLGLYAEQLSGSAFTEPRTHNRRSWLYRVRPSAAHPPFTRADNGALRSAPFTETVPDPNRLRWNPLPEPAPGTDWLAGLWTLGGNGDVTQRTGMAIHLYHANAPMERVFSDADGELLIVPERGGLLLRTELGLLAVRPGEVALVPRGVRFRVQLLDGTARGYVCENYGQPFQLPDLGPIGANGLANPRDFRAPVAAYEDVEGPVEVVNKYCGNLWRATYGHSPLDVVAWHGNYVPYVYDLRTFNVIGTISYDHPDPSIFTVLTSPTDTPGLAGVDFVVFAPRWLVGEDTFRPPYFHRNVMSEYMGLIEGAYDAKAEGFVPGGGSLHNMMSAHGPDRETFDRASAAELEPQKIDDGLAFMFETRWPLAATGQAVDADHLQRGYDEVWQGLERHFRP; encoded by the coding sequence ATGGGCATGGGCGGCGCCGCACAGGCGGACGAGCAGGCGAGGAAGACGGCCGAGAGCCTGGAGTACCTGACCGGCTTCGGCAACGAGCACCAGTCGGAGGCCGTCCCCGGCGCCCTCCCGGTGGGCCGGAACTCTCCGCAGCGGGCCCCCCTCGGGCTGTACGCGGAGCAGCTGAGCGGCAGCGCCTTCACCGAGCCGCGAACCCACAACCGCCGCTCGTGGCTGTACCGGGTCCGCCCCTCGGCGGCGCACCCGCCGTTCACCCGCGCGGACAACGGCGCGCTCCGCTCGGCACCCTTCACGGAGACGGTCCCCGACCCCAACCGGCTGCGCTGGAACCCGCTGCCGGAGCCCGCGCCCGGCACGGACTGGCTGGCCGGCCTGTGGACGCTGGGCGGCAACGGCGACGTGACGCAGCGCACCGGCATGGCCATACACCTCTATCACGCCAACGCCCCCATGGAGCGGGTGTTCAGCGACGCCGACGGCGAGCTGCTGATCGTCCCGGAGCGCGGCGGGCTGCTGCTCCGCACGGAGCTGGGCCTGCTGGCCGTGCGCCCCGGCGAGGTGGCGCTGGTCCCGCGCGGCGTCCGCTTCCGCGTACAGCTCCTGGACGGCACCGCGCGCGGCTACGTGTGCGAGAACTACGGGCAGCCCTTCCAGCTCCCCGACCTCGGCCCGATCGGCGCCAACGGCCTGGCCAACCCGCGCGACTTCCGGGCGCCGGTCGCCGCGTACGAGGACGTGGAGGGCCCGGTCGAGGTCGTCAACAAGTACTGCGGGAACCTGTGGCGGGCGACGTACGGCCACTCGCCGCTGGACGTGGTCGCCTGGCACGGCAACTACGTGCCGTACGTCTACGACCTGCGGACCTTCAACGTCATCGGGACGATCAGCTACGACCACCCCGACCCGTCGATCTTCACGGTGCTGACGTCGCCGACCGACACGCCCGGTCTGGCCGGGGTCGACTTCGTCGTGTTCGCGCCGCGCTGGCTGGTGGGGGAGGACACGTTCCGGCCGCCGTACTTCCACCGGAACGTGATGAGCGAGTACATGGGCCTCATCGAGGGCGCGTACGACGCCAAGGCGGAGGGCTTCGTGCCCGGCGGCGGGTCGCTGCACAACATGATGTCGGCGCACGGCCCGGACCGGGAGACCTTCGACAGGGCGAGCGCCGCCGAGCTGGAGCCCCAGAAGATCGACGACGGGCTCGCGTTCATGTTCGAGACGCGCTGGCCGCTGGCGGCGACCGGGCAGGCGGTGGACGCCGACCACCTGCAGCGCGGGTACGACGAGGTGTGGCAGGGTCTGGAGCGCCACTTCCGCCCGTGA
- a CDS encoding acyl-CoA dehydrogenase family protein, with amino-acid sequence MDLELTGEQEAVRRLAEDFVRREVAPHAARWDREESVDPAVVRRLGALGFLGLTLPEEYGGSGGDHLAYCLVTEELGRGDSSVRGLVSVSLGLVAKTVAAWGTEEQKRAWLPALASGEALGCFGLTEPGSGSDAAALATRAVREPGGDWTLNGSKMFITNGTWADVVLLFARTSDAPGHRGVSAFLVPADAAGLDRRPVHGKLGLRGQPTAELVLRDVRVPAGALLGPEGKGFSVAMSALAKGRMSVAAGCVGIAQAALDAAVGYAGQREQFGKPIASYQLVQELISDISVDVAAARLLTWRVADLIDRGLDFATAASQAKLFASEAAVRSANSALQVFGGYGYIDEYPVGKLLRDARVMTLYEGTSQIQKLIIGRALTGISAF; translated from the coding sequence GTGGACCTGGAGCTGACCGGGGAGCAGGAGGCCGTCCGCCGCCTGGCGGAGGACTTCGTCCGGCGCGAGGTCGCCCCGCACGCGGCCCGCTGGGACCGCGAGGAGAGCGTCGACCCGGCCGTCGTGCGCCGCCTGGGCGCGCTCGGCTTCCTCGGCCTCACCCTCCCCGAGGAGTACGGCGGCTCCGGCGGCGACCACCTGGCGTACTGCCTGGTCACCGAGGAGCTGGGGCGCGGCGACTCCTCCGTGCGCGGCCTCGTCTCGGTCTCCCTCGGCCTGGTCGCCAAGACGGTCGCCGCCTGGGGTACGGAGGAGCAGAAGCGCGCCTGGCTGCCCGCCCTCGCCTCCGGCGAGGCGCTCGGCTGCTTCGGCCTCACGGAGCCCGGCAGCGGCTCCGACGCCGCCGCGCTGGCCACCCGGGCGGTCCGGGAGCCCGGCGGGGACTGGACGCTCAACGGCTCCAAGATGTTCATCACCAACGGCACCTGGGCCGACGTGGTCCTCCTCTTCGCCCGTACCTCCGACGCCCCCGGCCACCGGGGCGTCTCCGCCTTCCTCGTCCCGGCCGACGCCGCCGGGCTCGACCGCCGCCCGGTGCACGGCAAGCTGGGCCTGCGCGGCCAGCCCACGGCGGAGCTGGTCCTCCGGGACGTGCGCGTCCCGGCCGGGGCGCTGCTGGGCCCCGAGGGGAAGGGGTTCTCGGTGGCCATGTCGGCCCTCGCCAAGGGCCGCATGTCCGTCGCCGCCGGGTGCGTGGGCATCGCGCAGGCGGCGCTCGACGCGGCGGTCGGCTACGCCGGGCAGCGCGAGCAGTTCGGCAAGCCCATCGCCTCGTACCAGCTCGTGCAGGAGCTGATCAGCGACATCTCCGTGGACGTGGCGGCGGCGCGGCTGCTGACCTGGCGCGTCGCCGACCTGATCGACCGGGGCCTGGACTTCGCCACGGCCGCGTCCCAGGCGAAGCTCTTCGCCTCGGAGGCCGCCGTGCGCAGTGCGAACAGCGCCCTGCAGGTCTTCGGCGGCTACGGCTACATCGACGAGTACCCGGTCGGCAAGCTGCTGCGCGACGCGCGCGTGATGACGCTGTACGAGGGCACCAGCCAGATCCAGAAGCTCATCATCGGCCGCGCGCTCACCGGGATCTCCGCCTTCTGA
- a CDS encoding Zn-dependent alcohol dehydrogenase has protein sequence MVVRAAVLPSVGSPLEITGIRLPEPGPGEVRVRLAAAGVCHSDLSLSDGTMRVPVPAVLGHEGAGTVVSVGEGVAHVAPGDGVVLNWAPSCGVCDHCRAGEVWLCADALSGVGRAHAVTEDGRELHPGLNVAAFAEETVVPARCVLPAPEGVPLTDAALLGCAVLTGYGAVHHSARVRRGESVVVVGVGGVGLAALQAARIAGAGPVVAVDVSPEKEALAKAAGATDFVVASATTAREVRALTGGRGADVAVECVGRAATIRTAWDSTRRGGRTTVVGIGGKDQEVVFNALEIFHWGRTLSGCVYGNSDPARDLPVIAGHVRAGRLDLGALVTDRIGLDQIPEAFANMLAGKGGRALVVF, from the coding sequence ATGGTCGTCCGCGCCGCCGTCCTGCCCTCCGTCGGTTCTCCGCTGGAGATCACCGGCATCCGCCTGCCCGAACCGGGCCCCGGCGAGGTCCGCGTCCGCCTCGCCGCCGCCGGGGTGTGCCACTCCGACCTGTCCCTGTCCGACGGCACGATGCGCGTGCCCGTCCCCGCCGTCCTCGGCCACGAGGGCGCGGGCACCGTCGTCTCCGTCGGGGAGGGCGTCGCCCATGTCGCGCCCGGCGACGGCGTCGTCCTCAACTGGGCGCCGTCGTGCGGTGTCTGCGACCACTGCCGCGCGGGCGAGGTCTGGCTGTGCGCCGACGCCCTGTCCGGCGTCGGCCGCGCGCACGCCGTCACCGAGGACGGCAGGGAGCTGCACCCCGGCCTGAACGTGGCCGCCTTCGCGGAGGAGACGGTGGTCCCCGCCCGGTGCGTCCTGCCCGCGCCGGAGGGCGTCCCCCTCACCGACGCGGCCCTCCTCGGCTGCGCCGTGCTCACCGGCTACGGCGCCGTGCACCACTCGGCGCGGGTCCGCAGGGGCGAGTCGGTCGTGGTCGTCGGCGTGGGCGGGGTCGGGCTGGCCGCGCTCCAGGCGGCCCGGATCGCCGGGGCGGGGCCCGTCGTCGCGGTGGACGTGTCACCGGAGAAGGAGGCCCTGGCGAAGGCCGCGGGCGCCACCGACTTCGTCGTCGCCTCCGCCACGACCGCGCGGGAGGTCCGCGCGCTGACCGGTGGACGGGGCGCCGACGTGGCCGTGGAGTGCGTCGGCCGGGCCGCCACCATCCGTACCGCGTGGGACTCCACCCGGCGCGGCGGGCGCACCACGGTCGTCGGGATCGGCGGCAAGGACCAGGAGGTCGTGTTCAACGCCCTGGAGATCTTCCACTGGGGCCGCACCCTCTCCGGCTGCGTGTACGGCAACTCCGACCCGGCCCGCGACCTGCCGGTGATCGCCGGGCACGTCCGCGCGGGCCGCCTCGACCTCGGCGCGCTGGTCACGGACCGGATCGGCCTCGACCAGATCCCCGAGGCGTTCGCCAACATGCTCGCCGGCAAGGGCGGCCGGGCCCTGGTCGTCTTCTGA
- a CDS encoding ATP-binding cassette domain-containing protein, whose protein sequence is MTSPSTALPAAPAGQAPHMRLASDRHYEAATALSTLTIASRLPRTLRQAAALAWQADRTAVVLLLAGQVTGAVLTALALAATAHVLGALMNADDIVQGLRGNLSALLVLAGASAGRYLVDAFARAAAARLAPKVTREADLKVITAATSAELVAYEDPDFDNAYAAAGDGAEKTRDLILDAQALTSALAQLVAAAAVASVLHPLLIPLLLLAVAPCAWGAVRAARIEHAAHHRNLSDTRLRAVFRNYSTERTTADEVRANTMAAFLIRQYRVVSGRLEAEQLTASRRALVVQGAGDALSAAGMLLTWAALVAFVATDRMDLAVAGTAALAVRTSGNALSSLVRAGARLFRTSLALDDWARFLTLAGQWTGKRGTRQITAAPQVITARTASFTYPGADAPSLTDIDLTVHRGEVIALVGENGSGKTTLSKLLTGLFLPTAGTVSWDAHDLADCNIDTVLRQVAVVPQDYTRWPLAARENITLGQPRPEGDSAVHAAAEAAGADSVIARLPQGLDTSLARSWWGGHDVSGGQWQRLAVARAFHRDAPVLVLDEPTAALDARAEHRIFTRLRELASGRTTIFITHRLVNTKLADRIYVLDQGRIVQNGTFDELVSEGTGLFHEMLKLQEDR, encoded by the coding sequence GTGACATCTCCCAGCACCGCACTGCCCGCGGCACCCGCCGGGCAGGCCCCGCACATGCGCCTCGCCTCCGACCGGCACTACGAGGCCGCCACCGCCCTCAGTACCCTCACCATCGCCAGCCGCTTGCCCCGCACCCTCCGGCAGGCCGCCGCCCTCGCATGGCAAGCCGACCGTACCGCCGTCGTCCTCCTCCTGGCTGGACAGGTCACGGGCGCCGTGCTGACCGCGCTTGCCCTGGCCGCGACCGCGCATGTCCTGGGCGCGCTGATGAACGCCGACGACATCGTTCAGGGCCTGCGGGGCAACCTGTCTGCACTGCTCGTGCTGGCCGGGGCGAGCGCGGGCCGGTACCTCGTGGACGCCTTCGCCCGCGCCGCCGCCGCCCGCCTCGCGCCGAAGGTCACCCGCGAGGCCGACCTCAAGGTCATCACCGCGGCCACGTCCGCCGAGCTCGTCGCCTACGAAGACCCCGACTTCGACAACGCCTACGCCGCCGCCGGAGACGGCGCGGAGAAGACCCGCGACCTCATCCTCGACGCCCAGGCACTCACCTCCGCCCTCGCCCAGCTCGTCGCCGCGGCCGCCGTCGCCTCCGTCCTTCACCCGCTACTCATCCCGCTGCTGCTCCTGGCCGTCGCCCCCTGCGCCTGGGGCGCCGTCCGCGCCGCCCGCATCGAACACGCCGCCCACCACCGCAACCTCTCCGACACCCGCCTGCGCGCCGTGTTCCGCAACTACTCCACCGAGCGCACCACCGCCGACGAAGTCCGCGCCAACACCATGGCCGCCTTCCTCATCCGCCAGTACCGAGTCGTCTCCGGCCGACTGGAAGCCGAACAGCTCACCGCCTCACGCCGCGCCCTGGTCGTGCAGGGCGCCGGCGACGCGCTGTCCGCCGCCGGAATGCTCCTGACCTGGGCTGCGCTCGTCGCCTTCGTCGCAACCGACCGGATGGACCTTGCGGTCGCCGGAACCGCCGCCCTGGCCGTACGGACCTCCGGCAACGCCCTGTCCTCCCTCGTGCGGGCCGGCGCCCGCCTGTTCCGCACCTCGCTCGCCCTGGACGACTGGGCCCGCTTCCTCACACTGGCCGGACAGTGGACCGGCAAACGCGGTACCAGGCAGATCACCGCCGCACCCCAGGTCATCACCGCTCGGACGGCCTCGTTCACCTACCCCGGCGCCGATGCCCCGTCGCTCACCGACATCGACCTGACCGTCCACCGCGGCGAAGTCATCGCTCTGGTCGGCGAAAACGGCTCCGGGAAGACGACGCTGTCCAAGCTCCTGACCGGTCTGTTCCTCCCCACGGCCGGGACCGTCTCATGGGACGCGCACGACCTCGCCGACTGCAACATCGACACCGTCTTGCGGCAGGTTGCCGTCGTGCCGCAGGACTACACCCGCTGGCCGCTCGCCGCCCGCGAGAACATCACCCTCGGCCAACCTCGCCCCGAAGGCGACAGCGCGGTACACGCGGCCGCCGAAGCCGCCGGCGCCGACAGCGTCATCGCCCGGCTCCCCCAAGGTCTCGACACCTCCCTGGCCCGCTCCTGGTGGGGCGGACACGACGTCTCCGGCGGCCAGTGGCAGCGCCTCGCCGTCGCCCGCGCCTTCCACCGCGACGCCCCGGTCCTCGTCCTGGACGAGCCCACCGCCGCCCTCGACGCGCGCGCCGAACACCGCATCTTCACCCGCCTGCGCGAACTGGCCTCCGGCCGCACCACCATCTTCATCACCCACCGGCTGGTGAACACCAAGCTCGCCGACCGGATCTACGTCCTCGACCAGGGCCGCATCGTCCAAAACGGCACCTTTGACGAACTCGTCAGCGAAGGCACCGGCCTGTTCCACGAGATGCTGAAACTCCAGGAAGACCGATGA
- a CDS encoding class F sortase produces MAVALVSCGVWWARDGDPSGPAPAVAAAPPGPVTPPPPATESKAGRPAARGAAAEAGPPVQGAGPGRPAARPPAPKEPSPRPSVKPPARPSPAPLPASPPVRVAVPAITIEAPLVRLGLDGSGRLTSPPVDNPKVAGWYEDGATPGEKGTAILVGHRDTRTGPAVFLNLDVLKPGNTVRITRQDGVTAVFTVDRVRTFDKERFPDKEVYGPAPRPELRLLTCGGAFDREKGYAANIVVFAHLTDTIPADGPRGA; encoded by the coding sequence GTGGCGGTGGCGCTCGTCTCCTGCGGGGTCTGGTGGGCCCGTGACGGCGACCCGTCCGGGCCCGCCCCGGCGGTGGCGGCGGCGCCGCCGGGGCCCGTGACCCCGCCGCCGCCCGCCACCGAGTCCAAGGCCGGCCGGCCGGCGGCCCGTGGCGCGGCGGCGGAGGCGGGGCCGCCGGTGCAGGGGGCCGGACCGGGCCGGCCCGCCGCGCGGCCCCCGGCGCCGAAGGAGCCCTCGCCGCGGCCGTCGGTGAAGCCGCCGGCCAGGCCGTCCCCCGCGCCGCTGCCCGCCTCGCCGCCCGTACGGGTCGCCGTCCCGGCCATCACCATCGAGGCGCCCCTGGTCCGCCTCGGCCTCGACGGCAGCGGCCGGCTGACGTCCCCGCCGGTCGACAACCCCAAGGTGGCCGGCTGGTACGAGGACGGCGCGACGCCGGGCGAGAAGGGCACCGCGATCCTGGTCGGCCACCGCGACACCCGCACCGGCCCCGCCGTGTTCCTCAACCTCGACGTGCTCAAGCCCGGCAACACCGTCCGCATCACCCGTCAGGACGGGGTCACCGCGGTGTTCACCGTCGACCGCGTGCGCACCTTCGACAAGGAGCGGTTCCCGGACAAGGAGGTGTACGGGCCCGCCCCGCGCCCCGAGCTGCGCCTGCTGACCTGCGGCGGCGCCTTCGACAGGGAGAAGGGGTACGCCGCCAACATCGTGGTCTTCGCCCACCTCACGGACACGATCCCGGCGGACGGTCCGCGGGGGGCCTGA
- a CDS encoding GntR family transcriptional regulator: MSAFAPDSLVLNRKLPLWYQVSQSLRASILGRSPDASLRLPTEEQLAAHYGVSVLTMRQALKELEQEGLISRHRRRGTFIEPGARRSAPRRVLGSVDAIVAQQSGERTTVLGHGAAGVPGDLAEYFPGVAEVVTYRRLRRDVETDEPTNWAENAVRPELADRIDVADLERWPMTKVLRDTVGVRISRITDTVEARLADPVTAGLLDVPLLSPILHYTGVTYDEDGRVVDVARIRYRGDRFSFTVTVEAD, translated from the coding sequence GTGTCCGCCTTCGCCCCCGACTCCCTGGTCCTGAACCGGAAGCTCCCCCTCTGGTACCAGGTGTCCCAGTCCCTGCGCGCCTCGATACTGGGACGCTCCCCGGACGCGTCGCTGCGGCTGCCCACCGAGGAGCAGCTCGCGGCGCACTACGGGGTGAGCGTGCTGACCATGCGGCAGGCGCTCAAGGAGCTGGAGCAGGAGGGCCTGATCAGCAGGCACCGGCGGCGCGGCACCTTCATCGAGCCGGGCGCCCGGCGCAGCGCCCCGCGCCGGGTGCTCGGCTCGGTCGACGCGATCGTGGCGCAGCAGTCCGGTGAGCGGACGACGGTCCTCGGGCACGGCGCGGCGGGGGTGCCCGGGGATCTGGCGGAGTACTTCCCCGGCGTGGCGGAGGTCGTCACGTACCGCAGGCTCCGCCGGGACGTGGAGACGGACGAGCCGACGAACTGGGCGGAGAACGCGGTCCGCCCGGAGCTGGCCGACCGGATCGACGTGGCCGACCTGGAGCGCTGGCCGATGACGAAGGTGCTGCGGGACACGGTCGGGGTGCGCATCAGCCGGATCACCGACACGGTCGAGGCGCGGCTGGCCGACCCGGTGACGGCCGGGCTGCTGGACGTGCCGCTGCTGTCGCCGATCCTGCACTACACGGGCGTGACGTACGACGAGGACGGCCGGGTCGTGGACGTGGCCCGCATCCGCTACCGGGGCGACCGCTTCTCCTTCACGGTCACGGTCGAGGCGGACTGA
- a CDS encoding TetR/AcrR family transcriptional regulator, whose product MARPRKPLLSRDRIVAAAGSLIDAEGLEAVSTRRLAAELGVSGPSLYNHFRTKDEILEAVADAVSARVDLSMFDASDGRDWRTALHDWALSYRAALADHPHLVPVLARGPGRRPAGLRVADAVFGAMVRAGWPPAQATHIGALMRYFITGSALGSFARGFVDDESAYDPADYPHLGQAHLLAERREQVDRGAFETGLRALLDGLALQYAALAPGGRGAAATGAAARGGGQGG is encoded by the coding sequence ATGGCCAGACCGCGCAAGCCCCTGCTCAGCCGAGACCGCATCGTCGCGGCGGCGGGCTCACTGATCGACGCGGAGGGGCTGGAGGCGGTGTCGACCCGCCGTCTCGCCGCCGAACTGGGCGTGAGCGGCCCGTCGCTGTACAACCACTTCCGCACCAAGGACGAGATCCTGGAGGCGGTCGCGGACGCGGTCAGCGCGCGGGTCGACCTGTCGATGTTCGACGCGTCCGACGGCCGCGACTGGCGGACGGCGCTGCACGACTGGGCGCTCTCCTACCGGGCCGCCCTCGCCGACCACCCCCACCTCGTCCCGGTGCTCGCCCGGGGCCCCGGCCGCCGGCCCGCCGGGCTGCGGGTCGCCGACGCGGTGTTCGGCGCGATGGTGCGGGCGGGGTGGCCGCCCGCGCAGGCGACCCACATCGGCGCCCTCATGCGGTACTTCATCACCGGCTCGGCGCTGGGCTCCTTCGCGCGGGGCTTCGTGGACGACGAGAGCGCCTACGACCCGGCCGACTACCCGCACCTGGGCCAGGCGCACCTGCTGGCCGAGCGGCGGGAGCAGGTGGACCGGGGCGCCTTCGAGACGGGCCTGCGGGCGCTGCTCGACGGGCTGGCGCTCCAGTACGCCGCGCTGGCGCCGGGCGGGCGGGGCGCGGCGGCCACCGGCGCGGCGGCGCGGGGCGGCGGACAGGGCGGTTAG
- a CDS encoding DMT family transporter encodes MVSAPLPPSARARRTALAAAAVSVVLWASAFVSIRSAGSAYSPGALALGRLLAASLTLGCLLLVRREGLPPRAARPGIALSGLLWFGAYMVALNWGEREVDAGTAALVVNIGPVLIVLLGARFLGEAAPPRLVAGMAVSFAGAVAVGLSVSGGGRAPVLGVGLCLLAAAGYAGGVVAQKPALRHASALQVTGYGCLTGTVACLPFAGALVEEAGRAPLSATLNMVYLGVFPTALAFTTWAYALARTPAGRMGATTYAVPALVVLMSWPVLGEVPGALTLAGGALCLAGVAVSRSGPRTRTA; translated from the coding sequence ATGGTCTCCGCTCCCCTTCCCCCCTCCGCCCGTGCGCGGCGCACCGCCCTGGCGGCCGCCGCCGTCAGCGTCGTCCTGTGGGCGTCGGCGTTCGTGTCGATCCGCAGCGCCGGGTCCGCGTACTCGCCGGGCGCGCTGGCGCTCGGGCGGCTGCTCGCCGCGTCGCTCACCCTGGGCTGCCTCCTGCTGGTGCGGCGCGAGGGGCTGCCGCCGCGCGCCGCCCGGCCGGGGATCGCGCTGTCGGGGCTGCTGTGGTTCGGGGCCTACATGGTGGCGCTCAACTGGGGGGAGCGGGAGGTCGACGCGGGGACGGCGGCGCTGGTGGTGAACATCGGCCCGGTGCTCATCGTGCTGCTGGGCGCCCGGTTCCTCGGCGAGGCGGCGCCGCCCCGGCTGGTGGCGGGGATGGCGGTGTCGTTCGCCGGGGCCGTCGCGGTCGGGCTGTCGGTGTCGGGCGGGGGGCGGGCGCCGGTCCTCGGCGTGGGCCTGTGCCTCCTCGCGGCGGCGGGGTACGCGGGCGGGGTGGTCGCGCAGAAGCCGGCGCTGCGGCACGCGAGCGCGCTCCAGGTGACCGGGTACGGGTGCCTCACCGGGACGGTGGCGTGCCTGCCGTTCGCCGGGGCGCTGGTCGAGGAGGCCGGGCGGGCGCCGCTGTCGGCGACGCTGAACATGGTCTACCTGGGGGTGTTCCCGACCGCACTGGCGTTCACCACGTGGGCATACGCACTGGCCCGTACGCCCGCCGGGCGGATGGGGGCGACGACGTACGCGGTGCCCGCGCTGGTGGTGCTGATGTCCTGGCCGGTGCTGGGCGAGGTGCCCGGCGCGCTGACGCTCGCGGGCGGGGCGCTGTGCCTGGCGGGGGTGGCGGTGTCGCGCTCCGGGCCCCGGACGCGGACCGCTTGA